In Candidatus Zymogenaceae bacterium, one genomic interval encodes:
- a CDS encoding DUF2088 domain-containing protein codes for MKVTLPELFWYGNKTVDISFPEDWDVELCPMKGASKQPISRDDIAAAVRSPIDSPPLKELARGKKRAVIIFDDMTRPTPAADIAPIVIEDLLAGGMNEDDITFVCALGNHGALNNHDLRKKLGADILERFRVYNHNAYENCVDVGTTSLGTKVLINREVAGADLKIGIGCVTAHAQTGFSGGGKIILPGVSHYDTATHYHKDVYEMDPASCGLGNFDNNILRKNIEEAARLAGLDFKIDVLFNERGLVTDAFAGNFVQAHKKAVEVARSHYAADPRPSNKNVVVANAFAKANEMAIAILCGVLGLENLTGTVVVIANAPEGQVTHYLMRSFGRDYGGLAHPQGQLIPSINLIVVAPYKDRLFADWLANPEQIIWTKSWDEALGHLTELHSPGTSVGVVPNATMMYYSS; via the coding sequence ATGAAAGTAACGCTGCCTGAACTCTTCTGGTATGGAAACAAGACCGTCGATATTTCTTTTCCCGAGGACTGGGACGTGGAACTCTGCCCCATGAAGGGTGCTTCGAAACAGCCGATTTCAAGAGACGACATCGCCGCGGCCGTCCGATCCCCCATCGACTCCCCTCCCCTGAAGGAACTTGCACGGGGGAAAAAACGCGCCGTCATCATCTTTGACGACATGACCCGGCCCACGCCGGCGGCGGACATCGCGCCCATCGTCATCGAGGATCTTTTGGCCGGGGGCATGAATGAGGACGACATCACCTTCGTGTGCGCCCTGGGAAACCACGGCGCCCTCAACAACCACGACCTGAGAAAGAAGCTGGGCGCCGATATCCTTGAGCGATTCCGGGTGTACAACCACAACGCCTACGAAAACTGCGTGGACGTGGGCACCACGAGCCTGGGCACAAAGGTGCTCATCAACCGAGAGGTGGCAGGGGCCGATCTGAAAATAGGCATCGGCTGCGTGACCGCCCACGCCCAAACCGGTTTTTCCGGCGGCGGAAAGATCATCCTTCCCGGCGTGTCTCATTACGACACCGCAACCCACTACCACAAGGACGTCTACGAAATGGACCCGGCAAGCTGCGGCCTGGGCAATTTCGACAACAATATCCTCAGAAAGAACATAGAGGAGGCGGCCCGATTGGCGGGGCTGGACTTCAAGATAGACGTGCTCTTCAACGAGCGGGGCCTTGTGACGGACGCTTTCGCCGGCAACTTCGTCCAGGCCCACAAAAAGGCCGTGGAGGTCGCACGGTCCCACTACGCCGCCGACCCGAGGCCCTCAAACAAGAACGTGGTGGTGGCAAACGCCTTCGCCAAGGCCAACGAGATGGCCATCGCCATCCTCTGCGGGGTGCTGGGTCTGGAAAACCTGACCGGCACGGTGGTGGTCATCGCAAACGCGCCGGAGGGCCAGGTGACCCATTACTTGATGCGGAGTTTCGGCCGGGATTACGGCGGCCTGGCGCATCCCCAGGGGCAGCTCATCCCCTCGATCAACCTGATTGTGGTTGCGCCCTACAAGGATCGCCTCTTCGCGGATTGGCTCGCCAACCCGGAACAGATCATCTGGACGAAATCCTGGGACGAGGCCCTGGGACACCTGACCGAGCTTCACAGCCCCGGGACCTCCGTGGGGGTGGTGCCCAACGCCACGATGATGTACTACAGCTCGTAA
- a CDS encoding GNAT family N-acetyltransferase gives MAFFIRPAQKADATALAEITGEFEMYAYGSMKPKADIMDRVRERIDTILGSDRHLLLTAWDDSGALCGYAAVHWLPYLFLPGVEGYLSELFVGEKWRGTGLGSLLISAVEAEAVKHGCYRLMLINSRERESYERDFYKKKGWAERPEMANFVRILV, from the coding sequence ATGGCCTTTTTCATACGGCCGGCACAGAAAGCGGACGCAACCGCCCTGGCGGAGATTACCGGTGAATTCGAGATGTACGCCTACGGCTCCATGAAACCAAAGGCGGATATCATGGACCGGGTGCGGGAGCGCATTGACACGATCCTGGGGAGCGATCGTCACCTCCTGCTCACCGCTTGGGACGATTCGGGCGCTTTGTGCGGATACGCCGCCGTCCACTGGCTTCCGTATCTGTTTCTTCCAGGGGTGGAGGGGTATCTCTCGGAGTTGTTCGTCGGGGAAAAATGGCGGGGGACGGGATTGGGATCGCTGCTCATAAGCGCCGTTGAGGCCGAAGCGGTAAAACACGGATGTTATCGGCTGATGCTCATCAACAGCCGTGAGCGGGAATCATACGAGCGGGATTTTTATAAAAAGAAGGGCTGGGCGGAGCGACCCGAGATGGCGAATTTCGTCCGCATCCTGGTGTGA
- a CDS encoding nitroreductase family protein has product MALKTARFDTAADVVIDAALCTGCGRCVSVCHGAPLQMTDGQVTVDQDRYFGCIGCGHCMMVCPNNAVIVRGRDMSPEMLFDLPDEASRTKYGELLNLMRSRRSVRTFDDRGVPRNVIDAVVEAVATAPMGIPPSDVEILILDNREKVAEFAGDMVDLMVKSRWVFSLPMRIFMRAFYAKEEIESLKTFVLPLIDVLREKREQGVDWLLYNAPLAMYFYTSAGADPADPLVAATYAVLAAESQGLSNCMIGSVAPFLQTGGGKVKEKYGIPKRSRQGIMVIFGYSRMSYRRGVTRSLGGVRFY; this is encoded by the coding sequence ATGGCTCTGAAAACGGCGCGGTTCGATACGGCGGCGGACGTTGTCATTGATGCCGCCCTCTGCACAGGCTGCGGCAGGTGCGTATCGGTGTGTCACGGTGCGCCCCTTCAGATGACGGACGGCCAGGTGACGGTCGATCAGGATCGATATTTCGGCTGTATCGGGTGCGGACACTGCATGATGGTGTGCCCCAACAACGCCGTTATCGTTCGGGGCAGGGACATGTCTCCGGAGATGCTCTTCGATCTCCCCGACGAAGCGTCCCGGACGAAGTATGGTGAGCTGTTGAACCTGATGCGCTCTCGGCGGAGCGTCCGGACGTTCGACGACCGGGGCGTCCCCCGAAACGTCATCGATGCCGTCGTGGAGGCCGTCGCCACGGCGCCCATGGGCATTCCGCCGTCGGATGTGGAGATATTGATTCTGGATAATCGTGAAAAGGTGGCGGAATTCGCAGGAGACATGGTCGATCTCATGGTGAAATCCCGCTGGGTGTTTTCTCTCCCGATGCGGATATTCATGCGCGCCTTTTACGCGAAAGAGGAGATCGAATCTCTCAAGACCTTCGTGCTTCCGCTGATAGACGTCTTGCGTGAAAAACGGGAACAGGGGGTCGACTGGCTGCTCTATAATGCGCCGCTGGCGATGTATTTTTACACATCCGCCGGCGCCGATCCGGCGGACCCCCTGGTGGCCGCCACATACGCCGTGCTCGCCGCCGAGTCTCAGGGGCTTTCGAACTGCATGATCGGCTCAGTCGCCCCGTTTCTCCAGACAGGCGGCGGAAAAGTCAAGGAGAAATACGGCATCCCGAAGAGGAGCCGACAGGGCATCATGGTCATCTTCGGCTATTCACGGATGTCGTACCGAAGGGGTGTGACGAGGAGCCTCGGCGGGGTGCGGTTCTATTGA